The following proteins are co-located in the Bradyrhizobium sp. AZCC 2176 genome:
- a CDS encoding TetR/AcrR family transcriptional regulator: MRRSAAQTRLHILDAAYGLFWRQGFLRVSMDAIAARAGITKRALYQHFRSKDALMAATLAYSSELVIERLRQFQKPVTTGDELIESYFAQLREWAKKPKYSGGGFTRAVVELADLRGHPARAIARKHKSAVEQWLADELASTGILSPGDRAREIMLLTEGAMALMLIHGDPGWANSAAQAAKRLLQTRQALASHRR, encoded by the coding sequence ATGAGACGATCGGCTGCGCAGACGCGACTACATATTCTCGACGCCGCTTATGGACTGTTTTGGCGCCAGGGCTTCCTCAGAGTCTCCATGGACGCGATTGCGGCCCGGGCCGGCATCACCAAACGGGCGCTGTATCAACATTTTCGGAGCAAAGATGCGCTGATGGCGGCTACTCTGGCGTATTCCAGCGAGTTGGTGATCGAGCGACTAAGACAATTCCAGAAGCCGGTCACCACGGGCGACGAACTGATCGAGAGTTACTTCGCTCAGCTCCGTGAATGGGCGAAGAAGCCGAAATATTCCGGAGGGGGTTTCACGCGTGCCGTAGTTGAACTCGCCGATCTGCGCGGCCACCCTGCTCGTGCAATTGCGCGAAAGCACAAGTCCGCAGTCGAACAATGGCTCGCCGACGAACTAGCCTCCACGGGAATTCTCTCGCCCGGCGACCGCGCACGGGAGATCATGCTGCTAACGGAGGGCGCCATGGCGCTCATGCTCATCCATGGCGATCCAGGCTGGGCGAACTCAGCTGCGCAGGCGGCAAAAAGGCTGCTCCAAACACGCCAAGCTCTCGCATCACACCGCCGCTAA